The Gemmatimonas phototrophica region TGACCACCTTCTTGGCCGCCTCGCCCAGCGCGGTCTGGGTGGCGTCCACCACCTCGACCGAGCTCGGATCCACCTTCCCCTTGGCGTCCACGACAAACTGCAGTTCGACCATTCCACCCACGCCGCGGCTCTTCAGGTCGGCCGGATACGAATCGGCAATGATACGGGCGGCGACCACCGAGCTGGCGAGCTTGGGCGGGGCCTGCACATCGGAGATGGCGTAGACCTTGTCATCCTGCGCCTGTGCTGTCGAAACGAAGGGGCCAGCCACAAAGGCGGCAGCAATCGCGGGAATGAGGGCAAGACGGAACGAAAGCGTGGACATGAAGGAAGATCCTCAGGGTTCACTGTAATCACGGGGGGATTCCGGACAGTCAACCGACCGCCGGTCATCGTTGACTGAGCCCCGAAGTCGGAACCAGCCGCGACACAGTTTCCTCTATCGGATGGTCTCCGAAGGAGCTGAAGCATTCCTCACGGGAAGCATGTACATTGTCACACTCCCGGCACACGACGCGGATAATTGGACGTCCGGGCGCTGTTTCGGCCGAGCCTGCTGGAACGTCCTTTGCACAGCACGGTCCCATTGAACGTCCCTCAATCATCATTTGCCGCCTCCACCACCTATGTCCGACTTTCTCGATCTGCATGACGACGCCGCCGCGCGGCGCGTGCTGTACTGTGTTGCCGGCCTCCTCGTTACCGTGCCCTTCGTTCAGGCTGGCGCGCAGATCTGGCCGTTGCAGCTCAGCAATATTCAGTGGCGCTTCGGGGCAGCCAACGCGTTGTCCAGCATCCTCCTGTTGCCCTTCCTGGGCCTCTCCTTGCTGATGCTGATGGCCCGCGGCCTGGAGAGCCGTGGCCTGTCCCGGTCCATTGGGGCGGTTTCGGCGATTTTCACTCTCGGACTGCTCGGTTCGCTGGTCGTGTTCGCGCTCGACGCGCTGCAGCTTAAGACCATCGTCAGTACGCAGATGTCCGGCGCCTTCAACAGCACCGCGGTTCGGGTAGGCCTGGTCACCGTCGTGTTTTTTCTGGCCTTCGCCTTTCTCACGCTGATGAGCTTCAAGGCCCCGCGGGGCAACTCGTCGCCCGCTCGTCGTTCCTCCGCAAAGTCCGGGAAGGAAAGCAGCGAGGACGTCGGATTGATCATCGGGGTTCGCGAGGGGTAAGACTGTTGCACTAGCGCAGCGGTCTGATGTCTCGGCGCCTCCACTTTGCGTGGAGGCGCTTTTATGTTGTATCCTCGCAACGGGCTAATAAACAGGGCCCCGACATTGCTGTCGGGGCCCTGTTCCCTTTCCGGACGGTTCGGCTTAGAGGCCGAGTTCGTCTTCCGAGCTATGCACCTTGCTCGGCGTGTCCGGCTTGGGCGGCTGCTCTTCCGGCACCGACGTCACGGCGAGCACGATACGGCGGTGGATGGGATCCACTTCCAGTACCCGCATGACGAGGTTCATCGTTTCCCAGGCGAAGTCCGCCGGGTTGGTGACGGTGCCTTCCGGGTTCAGCTGGCTGACCGGAACGAAGCCTTCAATGTCGTTGCCGAGATCGACGACCACGCCCTTGTCCATGAGACGCACAACCTTGCCCGGGAGCTCAGTGCCGACCGGGTAGGTCTCACCGATGCGAAGCCACGGATCTTCCTCAGCCTGCTTGAGGCCGAGCGAGATGCGCTTGTTTTCGCTATCGATGTTGAGGATGACCACGTCCACGGCATCGCCCTTCTTCACGACTTCCGACGGGTGCTGGACACGCTTGGTCCAGGACATATCGGAGATGTGAATGAGGCCGTCGATCCCCGGCTCGATTTCGACGAAGGCGCCGAACGAGGTCAGGTTGCGAACCTTGCCATTGATACGCGTGCCCACCGGGTACTTGAGCGGCAGGATGACCCACGGATCCTGCTCGGTCTGCTTCATGCCGAGCGAGATCTTCTCTTCGGTCTCGTCGACCTTGAGCACCACCGCCTCGATGGCTTCGCCGATCGACACGATCTTCGAGGGATGACGGACGTTGCGCGTCCAGCTCATCTCGGAGATGTGCACGAGGCCTTCGATGCCCGGCTCGAGCTCGATGAAGGCGCCGTAGTTCGTGATGGACACGACCTTGCCGTTCACGCGCGTACCCACCGGGTACTTGGCCGCCACGTCCTTCCACGGATAGCTCTGGAGCTGCTTGAGGCCGAGCGAGATACGCTCGCGCTCCCAATCGATATCCAGCACCTTGATTTCGAGCTCCATGCCGATCTGGACCATCTCGCTCGGATGCGAGATACGGCCCCACGACATGTCCGTGATGTGCAGCAGGCCGTCGACGCCGCCGAGATCGATGAACGCACCGAAGTCCGTGATGTTCTTGACAACACCCTTCCGCACCTGATCCTTCGACAGCTCCTTCATGAGCTTCTCGCGCTTGCCCGCGCGTTCGGTCTCAAGAATCACGCGGCGCGACACAACGATGTTGCGGCGACGCTTGTTGAGCTTGATGATCTTGAACTCGTACTTCTGGCCCAGGAGCTCATCGATGTTCGGCACGCGACGGAGCGCGATCTGCGAACCCGGGAGGAACGCGTCGACGCCCATGAGGTCGACGACCACGCCACCCTTGATCTTCTTGACCAGCGTCCCTTCGACCGGCATGTCGCTTTCGTAGGCCACGCGAATGCGTTCCCACACGCGCATGAAGTCGGCCTTCTTCTTGGACAGGACGACCGAGCCTTCCTGGTCCTCGAGGTGCTCGAGCAGCACTTCGACTTCGTCGCCCGCCTTGAGCTCGGGCATGTCCTTGAACTCTTCGAGCGGAATCGTGCCTTCGGACTTGAATCCGATATCCAGCACGACGAGGTTCTCGCGAATTTCAAGAACGGTCGCCTTGACGATCTCGCCTTCTTCGATCGACGCCAGCGTGCCGTTGTACAGCTCCAACATCCGCTCGTACTCGTCGGACGTGAACTCGTCCTCTTCGTAGAGCTCGGGGCGGCGGTTCGCCAAGGGGCGGAGCTGGCTCTTCTGCAGATCGCGCTTCTCGCGCGCCGTCAGCTTGCCATAGAGGGGCGCGTCATCTTCGGCGCCTTCGACTTCGGTGTTGAGCTCGGGGCTCAGTTCAGTGCTCATATGGTGCGGTTTCTCCAGATTCGCGGAACTACACTCGCCGCGCCGAGAAAAGGGGTAAATGACGGAAAGGCTGGAACCCCGAAACATAGAACGGCTTGGGGTCCTGTACAAGCCCAGCCCTCCCCCTACCTGCGGAGACGCTCCCGGGTGGCCCGTCCCAAGGCCACGATGCGTTCCACCTGCTCTTCCTGGGTCACCGTGGTCGTGTCGATGGTAATGGCATCGCGGGCAGGCGCGCTCTGAGTGGCGTCCTGGGCGTCCCTGGCCACCAGCGCCTCCACCTCTTCGGCAATTTCCGAATCATTGGGGCGCCGGCTCAGCCGCTGAATCAAGCGGCGGCGCGCCCGCTCCCAGGTGTCCGCCACCAGAAAGACCTTGAGTTGCGCCTTCGGGAATACCGCGGTTCCGATATCCCGGCCGTCCACGACCACGTCCACCGCCGACCCGGCGGATCGGACCTGCGAATTGACCCACTCCCGAACGGCTGGCATCGCGGCCACCCGGGACACGTTTCGGGTTACGGTGGTCCCGCGGAGTGCCTCATCCTGCTCCATCCCATCCACGAGCGGCAAGACGGAGCGGGCCGTCAGCCGCCAGGTGATCCGGTTCGCCTGCTCGAGCACGGAGGCCTCGGTCCACAGGTCGGCCGGTGCGCCCGAGGCAACCGCGAGAAAGGTGATGGCCCGGTAGAAGGCCCCGGAGTCCACATGGCGCACATCAAGCAGCTGGGCCACCCACTGCGCCGTGGAGCTCTTGCCAGAGGCAGCCGGCCCGTCAATCGCGATGACCAGCGGCGGCGTCCCACCGCCCGGCGCCACTTCCGGCGCGGCCGGCCGACCCACCGCGACCGACAGGTCGCGCCAGAACGCGGGATACGACACCGCCACACATCCCGGGTCATCGATCGTGATGTGATTGCCGGGCAGCGCCCCCAACACCCCGAACGCCATGGCCAGGCGGTGATCGCCGTGGGTGACCACATGCCCTCGGAGTGCAGACCGGGAGCCGACGATGCGCATCCCATCCGGAAACTCCTCGACCTCGACCCCCAGGCCCCGCAGGTTCTCCACCACGGCGCGAATGCGGTCGCTCTCCTTGACCCGCAGCTCCTGGGCGTCGGCGATACGCGTTTCACCGCGCGACCGCGCCGCCAGGCAGGCGATCATGGGGAGTTCGTCAATGCACCGCGGGATTTCCGCCCCGGAAATAGTCGTCCCACTCAGAGGTGATGGCCGAACTACCAGGGTCCCGATCCGTTCACCACCAACCATGCGCTCGTCTTCCACCCCAATGTCGGCGCCCATGCGACGCAACACATCGAAGGCCCCGGTGCGCGTCGGATTGAGACACACATTCTCGAGACGCAGGCGCCCCGCGTCGGCCATCGCGGCAAGCGCCGCAAAGAAGGTCGCCGACGAGGGATCGGAGGGCACCATGACGTCGGCCGTCTGCAGCACCTGCCCGGCCGGTAAGGTGACTCCGGCGTCGCTGACAGTCAGTGCCACGCCGCGGGCCAAGAGCATGCGCTCGCTGTGGTCCCGTGACCGGACGGGTTCCTCGACGGTGACTTCCACCCCGGCGGCCAGCCCCGCCAAGAGCAGCGCCCCTTTGACCTGGGCGCTGGCATGTGTGTTTACGAACCGAATGGAGGTGAGCGGTTGCCCGGAGACGCGCATGGGCAGCCCATCGTGCCCCGGGGCGCCCTCAAACGCAATGGTGGCCCCCATGGCCGCCAGGGGCGTCGCCACCCGCTTCATGGGGCGGCGACTCAGGCTCGCGTCTCCTTCAAAACGGGCTTCACGCCCAGCGAGGCCGGCGACCAGTCCCGCGAGCAGCCGCGTCGTCGTCCCGCTGTTCCCACAATCGAACGCTGACTCCGGCGAATGCAGCGCCGCCAACCCGCGGCCATGCACCACGAAGTCTGCACTCAGCGCCGGAATGTCCACCCCCATGGCACGCAGCGCCCCCGCCGTGGCGTGCACGTCGGCCGACGGCAGAATGTCACGCACGCGCGTGGGGCCGTCGGCCATGGCCGCAAAGATCAGGGCGCGATGACTGATCGACTTGTCGCCGGGAGCACGAATGGTCCCCTGCACCGTCAGCGGCAGGAGCCCACTCACCGAAGCCAGGCCTCCAGCGCGGTGGCCGCATCGGTCTTGTCATCGCGGTACTTCACAATCACCGGCGTCTGCAACGACAACCCCTCCGCCTCACCAAAAGCCGAGCTGACCCTGCGCGCCCCCGGCACCACCACGGCCCCTTCCGGAATCACCAATGGAGAACCGGCAGACGCCCGATGGACGGTTTCCTTGACGAGATCGTATACCGGCGTCCCCCGCGTCAGTACGACGCCAGCGCCGAGAACGGCCTTGGTCCGCACCACGGTGCCCTCGTACACCCCGCAGTTGCCGCCGACAATCACATCATCTTCGATCACCACCGGCGACGCGTTGATGGGCTCGAGGACACCACCAATCTGTGCCGCGGCACTCAGGTGGACTCGTTCACCAATTTGTGCGCAGCTGCCCACCAGGGCGTGAGAATCCACCATCGTGCCGCGCCCGACATACGCGCCGACATTGATGTACATAGGGGGCATGCAGACCACACTGGGGCCGAGATACGCCCCGCGCCGCACCGTTGATCCCCCGGGCACAATGCGCACCTGATGTTCCACCCGGAATTCACGGGTGGGGTACGTGTGCTTGTCGAGAAAACTGAACGGCGGCGTACTCGGCAGACTCTGCACATGACCGATGCGGAATCCCAGCAGAATGGCGCGTTTGACCCAGGGAACGGCGCGCCAGGTGCCGTCATCATCACGCCGCGCCGCACGGATCTCGCCGCGCTCCAAAAGCGCCATGGCAGTATCGAACAGCAACTGGGCATCGTGCACCAGCGGTGCGCCGCTGTCCAACAGCAGCGGATCGTTCAGACGGACTTCAAGTTCGGCGATCGAGAGGGCCATGGCGGGTCGCGGCCTAGAGAAGAGGAAAGTGAAGCGAACGAATCACGACGCCAGCAGACCGGCGCGGACGAGCACATCGCGTACGCGTGGCCGAAGCGCATCGGCCAGAGGCACTAGCGGCAAGCGCACGCGCTCCTGCATACGCCCCATCACGGCGAGCATGGCCTTGGCGGGAATCGGGTTGGATTCCACGAAGCATGCGTCAATGATTGGCGCGAGCGTGGCATCCAGCGCGCGCGCGGCGGCAAGATCGCCGCGCCACATGGCGTCGCACAGCTGAACCATCAGTGAAGGCGCCACATTGGACACGACGCTGATGATCCCATCGCCACCGTGTGCCATGAGCGATAGCGTGTACCCATCATCGCCAGACAACACGGCGAATTGCGGTGGGCGGTCACGCAGAATCGTGGTCATCTGGGCCAGGCTGCCGCTGGCTTCCTTGACCGCCACAAACCGCGGGTCGCGTGCCAACTCCAGCGTGGTGGCCGCTTCCATGTTCACCGCGGTGCGTCCTGGCACGTTGTACAACATGATGGGCAAATCGCACGCATCTGCAATGGCGCGGAAATGGGCCAGCAACGCACGCTGTGGCGGCTTGTTATACATCGGGGTCACGTGCAACAGATGCGACGCGCCGATGCTGCGCATCTCGCGTGAGGTGGCGATCGCCCGCTGCGTATCGTTGCTGCCGGCACCGGCAATCACCGGGACTCGGCCGTTGACCTCTTCCACCGTGATCTCCACCACGCGCCGATGCTCGGCGGACGCCAACGTCACCGCTTCGCCCGTGGAACCGCAGGGGATCAGCATGTGCACCCCGGCAGCCAACTGCCACTGGACCAGCGCGCGCAGCGCCGGCTCATCGAGCGACCCATCGGGCTGGAAGGGGGTTACCAACGCGGTCCCGCAGCCGCGGAGCGTAGTGGTCGTCATGGCGCGTCCGTAAGGGTTGGCGAAGACGTCAGCACGTCCCGCATGGTATACACCGCCGGTTCACGCGACACGGACAACCACCGGGCAGCGGCCAGTGCCCCGTCGGCAAAGACGCGTCGATCGCGCGCCGTATGCGTCAGCGAGATCTGTTCGAAGGCCGCGTCGAGCAGCACTTCATGTGTACCCGGCACACTCCCCACGCGCACGCTGGTAATGGGCACCTCTCGACCCAATCCGGCCTCCAGACGCTCGCCAATGGCGATGCCCGTGCCAGATGGCGCATCCTTCTTGGCGGTGTGATGTGTCTCGACAACATGCACATCAAACCCGCTGAGCTCGCGCGCCCGCCGTGCCACATCCTCGGCAAGGGCCAGGAACAACTGCACGCCAAGCGAGAAGTTCGGCGCCCACAACGCCGACTGCCCGTTCGCCCGAACAGCGGCGTCAAGACGCGGGAGTTGCGCATTCCACCCCGTCGTGCCGATCACGACCGGACAGCCGAGGGCCAACAGCGCCTCCGCGTTGGGGAGCGCGGTCTCCGGCGTGGTAAACTCAATGGCCACCTGTGCGCCGCCCAAGTCTGCCACGGTCAATCCACGCGCCATCTCCGGTGCATCAAGGCGGGCCACGATCTCGATGCCACGCTCCGGGGCCAGCGCATCAAGCGCGCGCCCCATGCGTCCCATGCCAACGAGGGCGACCTTGACCGCCGGAGCACTCATGATGCGGACTCGAAGAAGGTCGCATGCAATCGCTGCATGGCCGGGATCACCTGATCGTCGTCAATGACCAGCGTGAAATTGATTCCCGTGGCGCTCAGCGAGGCCATGTGGATGGGAATGGGCCCCAGCGCGGCGATGGCCTGCGCAATGGCCAGGCTGCCATCAGAAATTCCGGCCCCGACAATGGCAATCAGGCCGGCACGCGGCGACACCGAGACATCACCAAAGGCGGCCAGATCCTGGAGGATCGAGGCCAGGTTGGTCGCATCATCGAGAGTGACGGACACGGAGACTTCCGAGGTGGTAACGACATCCACCGACGTGCGATGGGTTTCAAACACCTCAAAGACCCGCCGCAGGAAGCCGGGGGCGAGCAGCATGCGCGACGAGCGGAGCTTCACCATGGTGGTGGCGCGCTTGCCGGCAATGGCGCGTACGGGCAGGCGAGGGGCATCGAAGGCAATCATCGTCCCTTTGCCACCCGGGTTCCGTGAGTTGTACACGTACACGGGAATCCCGCGCTGCACCGCCGGTGCAATGGTGGCAGGGTGCAGGACTTTCGCGCCAAACGCCGCCAACTCCGCGGCTTCATCAAAGCTGATACGCTCAATGAGTTGTGCGGCCGGAATCACCCGCGGATCGGCGGTCAGCATGCCGTCCACGTCTGTCCAGATTTCGATGCCGGTGGCATCAATGGCGGCGCCGATCAACGAGGCCGAGTAGTCCGACCCACCACGTCCCAGTGTTGTGGTGACCCGTGAGGCCGTGGCCCCCACAAAACCACCCATCACCGGGATCTTTCCCTGTTGCACCAGTGGCACCAGTCGCGCCTGTGCGAGCTGCCGGATCTCGTCGGTATCCGGTTCGGCCTTGGTGAAAAAGTCGTTGGTGCGCATCACGTCGCGGGCATCCACGAACACGGCCGGGTGCCCCTGATGGCGAAACGCGGCGGCCACGATCTGCGACGACAGTAGTTCGCCGATAGCCGCGACCGCATCCAGAGAGCGCGGCGTGAGATACCCGAGCGTTCGAAACGCCTCGGCCAGATGGGCCAACTCGTCGAATGTCGCACTGATGTCGAGCGACAGTTCCTCTGCCTCAGTGCTGCCACCCAGCAGCGCCTGGGCTTCGCGCTGGTGTCGATCGCGCAACTGCTCGATGAGCTGCAGTGCGGACAGGAGTTCGCCGCCGGCGGCCTTGTTGGCGATATCCAGCAGCAGATTGGTCGCCCCACCGAGCGCCGACACAATGACGACCGGCTGTTCCGACTGCTTGTTGGTAATGATCTCAACGACGCGTGAAATGGCGGCGGCATCGGCCACCGACGTGCCACCAAACTTGCAGACGATCACTGGCGCGCGAGCCCCGCCAACTGCCCGGTCTTGGCCAACAGCTCCGCGTTCAGAATCGAGCCACCGGCGGCGCCGCGCACCACGTTGTGCGACATCGCCACGAGGCGCAGATCAAACAGATGATCGGCGCGGACCCGCCCCACCGTGGTGGCCATGCCGCGCCCTCGCCCGGCATCGCGACGCGGCTGCGGGCGATCGGGTTCATCGCGGATGATCAGCGAGGGCTCGGGCGCCGACGGGAGACCGCGCACCGCTTCGTATCCCGTCCAGCCGCGCAACACCTCCAGCGCCTGCTCCGGTGTGGGCTTGGTGGCGAACGCGACGGACATGCATACGGTATGCCCATGCTCAACCGGCACCCGGTTCGCGTGCGCACTGGTCACGATGTCCGCCATCGTGATCGCGCCCTGCCGGTACGTCCCCAGCAACTTCACCAGCTCCGTTTCGATCTTCGGCTCTTCGTCGCCGATGAACGGAATCACGTTCCCAAGAATGTCGAGCGAAGCCACTCCGGGATATCCCGCACCGGACACGGCCTGCATGGTGGTGGCAAACACTTTCGTGACCGTGAATGCCTGGTGCAACGGAGCCAGTGCCGCAGCCATGACCGTGGTGGCACAGTTGGCATTCGTGACAATGCCTCCACTCCACCCACGATTCGCGCGCTGCACCGTCAGCAGCTCCAGGTGATCACCATTGACTTCCGGAATGACGAGCGGCACATCGGCATCCATGCGATAGTTCTTCGCATTGGACAGCACCATGCGTCCCGCCCTGGCGAAGGCCGCTTCCACGTCACCGGCCACGCCGGAATCGAGCGCCGAAAAGATGATGGGGGCGGTGACCTCGTCGGGCGTGCAGTTCTTCACCGTCAACGCCGCTACCGATTCGGGCAGCGTGCCTTCAAGCCATTTCGCGGCCGACCGATACGATTTGCCCGCGCTTCGTTCCGACGCGGCGACTTCGACCAGATCAAACCAAGGGTGCGCGTCGAGGAGGCGAATGAACGCCTGTCCGACGGCGCCGGTTGCGCCAAGAACGGCGACCGGCCAGCGAGTGGCTGTGAGTGTCATGCGAGAAGGGTGCGAACGATGCGAACGTATGCGTCAACCGACGCGTCGAGTTCCGCCACATCGATGTACTCGATGGGCGTATGGGCCACATGAATGGAGCCGGGCCCGAACAACAGCGGCGTCCCCCACCGATCGAGCAGCGGGATGTCGCTGGTATATGCAACGGGTTCCACCTCGAATCCGCTAATCGTCTGAAAATGCTGCGCCGGAATGTGCGAGCCCCACACCAGCTCGGCACGATCACCTGCCCAGGCCGCGAAGGCCGCCTTGACCGGCTCCACATCGCCGACCAGGCGGATCATGATTTCCGCCTCGGCCAACCCCGGCACGATGTTCGCCTCGGTGCCGGCACGGAGGACGCCGATGTTGTAGGTGGTCTGCCCGAGGATGGGATCACTCGGTAACGTCACGGTCCGCAGTTGCGGCAAAAGATCGAGCATCCCCTCGAGGGCACTCTCGCCGAGGTGCGCGTACGCTGAATGCGCCTCTCGCCCGCGCACACGCACAATGACGCGCTGCGCCCCCTTGCAGCCCGACGCCAGCTTGCTCTCGGTCGGCTCGCCATTCACCAGAAAGCGACTGGTCGCCGGAAGCCGGTTGGCAGCTCGGGCACCGGGGGATCCTTTCTCTTCCCCCACGACGAAGAGCAGGTCAACACGCTCTTCTCCCTGCTCCGCGAGCCGCTGCGCGGCCACCATCATGGCCGCCGCGATCCCTTTGGCGTCGCAGGCGCCCCGCCCGTAGAGGCGATTGCCGTCGAGACGCGGGGGGACAAAAGGCGGTACCGTATCGAGGTGAGTGGAGAGGGTGACCCCACCGCCCTTCCGCGTCGCCCAGACATTGGAGCGCGCCGGCTCCACTTCCTGCAAGGACACGTTCCATCCGCGGGCAATCAGCCAGCGGGAGACGAAATCCACCGCGTCCCGTTCACGGCCGGTGGTGGACTCGATAGACAGCAGTTCAGTGGCGAGAGCAACGGCATCAGACATGCCGACAAGATACACGCCCCACGTCGTGTAGCGCGCCCCCGCCGCCGCCGGTTTTTGCTCCGAATTTCTACGGACGCGTGGTCAACTGCGAACGAGAAACTCGAGGATCACGGCGTTCAGCCGGGCATCATCCATGTCGTCGTCCCAACCGGGCGCCACCAGCGCGATGACTCGATGTGCACCGGAGTTGCACTCAATCGCCACCGTGTCGGGCGCCATGGTGGCCGCGACTTCACGTTGATCTACCGGTACTTCAGGAAGTTCGAGGCAAATCCAGGTGGTGCCCTGCGAATCCGACACGGTGCGCACCGCAGCTCCGACGAAAGGGATGAAAAAACAGTGGTGCGTGGCTCGACGGCGGCGATACCGACGTGGCCGTGCGTCCATACCCGGAGCGGGACTCGAACCCGCACATCCTCGCGGATAAGGGATTTTAAGTCCCTTTTCAATAGACGCGGGACCGGTCTTCAGTTATCCGCACCGAGTAGAAAACGAGAATACCCACAATCTGCATCGGGCGCCATCGACCCCGAACGAAGCCCGTACATCCCCCGAGGCGTCACCCGAGGTTATAGACGGGGCATGTCGCGCGTCCGTATCGACGACGCCGGGTGCTGGATCCGGCACGAGGCTAAGAATAGCCAAGGGTATGGCTCGATTCGCGTCGGAGGCCGGAAAGGCCGTTCCGTCTTGGTGCACCAGGTCATCGCCGAGTCGCGATACGGCGCCATCCCATCAGATCGCATGGTTTGCCACACCTGCGAAGTCCGTACACGCCGAAGCCGCATATACTCTCCGATAAAAGGGCGGTGACATCACGCTGATATCACCGCCCTTGGGAAACCGAGGCCTGACTACCGCTTCGTCGGCATGGGACTTAAGTCGCTGCGAAGCACCTTGCGGCTCAGTACGCGCTGTCCGTCTGGGCTCACAGTAAGACGGAAAAGTTCAATTCCCATCATACCAGGTTCGATGTTGTTGAGCTCAAGCCTGACATCAATAAACTGCGTGCCCGCCGAGTCTTGGAGCGGACTCACTCTGAAGAAACGCCCCGTCATCGGACGCGACTTCGATAACGAGCTCTTGAATTGCGCATAAGCGGCGTTGCCATGGGACTTGCAGGCCACACTCGTGTCCGCACGAAAACACTGGGGACGTGGTACGAAACTGTACGACGACAGTTCCGAACCGAAACTCTCGATTACGGCGCGCACGAGCGCAGGAGAGGGTGTGGACTTTTTCCCCGATGGTTGTGCGTGCGACACACTGGCGCAAGCCAACAGCAGAGCCGAAAGCTGGAAACAAAGAGTTCGCATGGCTGGGATTGGTAGAGGGAGCCGCGCGTTCGACTTACCGGCTGCAGTTTGGCGCCTGAGCATAGATTTGCGTATGTAAGTAGTTTCCAAGGTGCCCTGCCTCATGGCGTGCGATTTGAACGAACTCCGCGTCTGTTGGAGTGTATCCGCTTTTCCGTTTCCCGCTAAGCACGACCTGTTGTGCCGCATACTGGGTTCTTCCGAGTGATTCAGTCGTGTCATCCACCATAAACCAAGTTGATGACTTGTATATGGCAAATTGCTGGGCGGCGTTGTACAGCGCATAACCACTCCGAAAGCAGTATTCGCCAGTGTTCGAGTTCATCATTCGTAGCGCAGTGGCCATGATTGAGTCACGAAGTGCTCCTTGAACGGGGGTAAGGATGCACGTCGAAGATCCGGGTGGATCGCAGTGGGTGATTAGTTGCTGAATCGTTGGTTGTGGCTCCCCCCCGCCACCGCAGTCTACCGTGCACGTTGAACCACCGCCCTCAGAACCTCCACATGGCATACCCGGATTACACGAGCCGTCATCGCCGGGGGTTGGAGCCTCAGGGTCCTCCGGGAAGTAATCGTCGCATTGCGGTTGCGACGGATCTTCCTCGCACGGCTGATCGTACCACTCGCATGGCCAATAGTAGGTTCCTGTAGACGTGACTGTGTGGGTGCAAGACCAAGACGCTCGTGGAGACAACGATACCTCTGCATCGGCCGGCGCGGTGGGGTTTTCGCCACACGCAGTTGTGATGGATAGAACTAGCATACACAACGTCAATGATACTCTTCGAAGCAAAAACATATTCCTCCGATCTGGACTATTACAATTCGCGCCATTTGCGCGAAGCCACGATATGAAGCGGTACAGAAGTCGTCAATAGAAACCTTGTGCAGATTTTTTCCGCTGAGTGCCTGCATCGCAGTTCTGTTTAGTTTCGACTGACCGGTCTATACCATGTTTAGCACGCCCCTTATTGTTTGTTCGCATGCAGCACGCCGTTGAGTGCGAGGACGCCGACGCCGACGTCACGGTGGTAGAAGACAC contains the following coding sequences:
- a CDS encoding 4-hydroxy-tetrahydrodipicolinate reductase, giving the protein MSAPAVKVALVGMGRMGRALDALAPERGIEIVARLDAPEMARGLTVADLGGAQVAIEFTTPETALPNAEALLALGCPVVIGTTGWNAQLPRLDAAVRANGQSALWAPNFSLGVQLFLALAEDVARRARELSGFDVHVVETHHTAKKDAPSGTGIAIGERLEAGLGREVPITSVRVGSVPGTHEVLLDAAFEQISLTHTARDRRVFADGALAAARWLSVSREPAVYTMRDVLTSSPTLTDAP
- the lysC gene encoding lysine-sensitive aspartokinase 3 → MIVCKFGGTSVADAAAISRVVEIITNKQSEQPVVIVSALGGATNLLLDIANKAAGGELLSALQLIEQLRDRHQREAQALLGGSTEAEELSLDISATFDELAHLAEAFRTLGYLTPRSLDAVAAIGELLSSQIVAAAFRHQGHPAVFVDARDVMRTNDFFTKAEPDTDEIRQLAQARLVPLVQQGKIPVMGGFVGATASRVTTTLGRGGSDYSASLIGAAIDATGIEIWTDVDGMLTADPRVIPAAQLIERISFDEAAELAAFGAKVLHPATIAPAVQRGIPVYVYNSRNPGGKGTMIAFDAPRLPVRAIAGKRATTMVKLRSSRMLLAPGFLRRVFEVFETHRTSVDVVTTSEVSVSVTLDDATNLASILQDLAAFGDVSVSPRAGLIAIVGAGISDGSLAIAQAIAALGPIPIHMASLSATGINFTLVIDDDQVIPAMQRLHATFFESAS
- the asd gene encoding aspartate-semialdehyde dehydrogenase, whose product is MTLTATRWPVAVLGATGAVGQAFIRLLDAHPWFDLVEVAASERSAGKSYRSAAKWLEGTLPESVAALTVKNCTPDEVTAPIIFSALDSGVAGDVEAAFARAGRMVLSNAKNYRMDADVPLVIPEVNGDHLELLTVQRANRGWSGGIVTNANCATTVMAAALAPLHQAFTVTKVFATTMQAVSGAGYPGVASLDILGNVIPFIGDEEPKIETELVKLLGTYRQGAITMADIVTSAHANRVPVEHGHTVCMSVAFATKPTPEQALEVLRGWTGYEAVRGLPSAPEPSLIIRDEPDRPQPRRDAGRGRGMATTVGRVRADHLFDLRLVAMSHNVVRGAAGGSILNAELLAKTGQLAGLARQ
- a CDS encoding M20/M25/M40 family metallo-hydrolase, whose amino-acid sequence is MSDAVALATELLSIESTTGRERDAVDFVSRWLIARGWNVSLQEVEPARSNVWATRKGGGVTLSTHLDTVPPFVPPRLDGNRLYGRGACDAKGIAAAMMVAAQRLAEQGEERVDLLFVVGEEKGSPGARAANRLPATSRFLVNGEPTESKLASGCKGAQRVIVRVRGREAHSAYAHLGESALEGMLDLLPQLRTVTLPSDPILGQTTYNIGVLRAGTEANIVPGLAEAEIMIRLVGDVEPVKAAFAAWAGDRAELVWGSHIPAQHFQTISGFEVEPVAYTSDIPLLDRWGTPLLFGPGSIHVAHTPIEYIDVAELDASVDAYVRIVRTLLA